DNA sequence from the Candidatus Schekmanbacteria bacterium genome:
ATTGTGAAAAAAGAATTGTTAGAAGAGGAATGTTTATGAAGTATTCATATTTGCACCTCCTTAATGTTATTTGTTAACGCCGTAGCGAGACAGCGTTAAAGGAGATGCTGTCTTTCGCCCGGCAACCCTGCCGCCTTATTCTCTCTCTGGAGAACTTAGGCCGTTGGCTTTGCGTCCTGCCCTTTCGGACAGTTTGCCTTTATCAGGCTCAATTAATCTTTTACGGATGAATTGTACGAGAACTTTAGGAGTTCGCTGTCTGTCATATTAAAACTCATTGTTTATAAAAGAAAAAATTTGTGTTAAAAATATAAATAAAATTTTAATCGAATAAAAAAATGCCTGAAAGCTCATCTCAAATTTCATTCCGTGAGCGAATAGTCGGTCTCTGGAGAGCTGTTTTTATTCAGAGAATCGAACGAATGAAGATGACTGAGCACACATTTACAATTCTTGTTTCTATCCTTATTGGATTTCTTGCAGGATTTGGAGCAATAGGAGTTAGGTTTCTTATAAAAATTGTTGAAGAAATATCTTTTGGTTCAGGAATGAACATTCTTGAAAAAGCAGCTCTTTTGCCTTGGTATGAAAAAATAATAATTCCAATGATTGGAGGCATTATTGTTGGTCCTCTTATCTATTATTTTGCAAAAGAAGCGAAAGGGCATGGAGTGCCGGAGGTAATGGAAGCTGTTGTATTGAGAGATGGTGTTATAAGGCCTCGTGTGGCACTGATAAAGGCTATTGCTTCGTCTATATCAATTGGGACCGGTGGGTCAGTTGGGAGAGAAGGACCTGTAGTTCAAATAGGTTCAAGCATTGGTTCAACAATTGGACAGATCCTGATGGTTTCAGGCAGACGTCTTCGGACATTTGTTGCCTGCGGAGCAGCTGCTGGTATCGCTGCTGCCTTCAATGCACCCATTGCAGGGGCGCTCTTCTCAGTTGAAATAATACTTGGTGATTTTGGCCTTACTTACTTTAGTCCTATTGTTATTTCGTCGGTAGTTGCAACGGTGATTTCAAGACATTTTATGGGTGATTTTGCTGCTTTTGATGTCCCCACTTATCGCCTTGTTGACCCCAGAGAGTTGATTTTTTATTTTGGACTTGGAATCTTTTGCGGTTTTGTTGCCTTGGTTTTTATAAAGGTTCTCTATTTTCTTGAGTCCTATTTTGAAAATCTCAAACTTCATGAAACGATCAAACCGGCAATAGGCGGGATAGTAATTGGTATTATGGCATTATGGATACCTCATATCTTTGGTGTGGGTTATGAGAGTATTAATCTTGCATTGAATAGTAATATGGCTTGGAGTTTCCTTCTTCTTTTAACTTTTGCAAAGGTTTTGGCTACTTCGATTACTCTTGGATCCGGAGGTTCGGGTGGAATTTTTGCCCCATCACTTTTTATTGGAGCAATGGCAGGAGGTTTCTTTGGAAATATTGTAAATATATTGGCTCCCAATATAACAGCAAGTCCCGGTGCATATGCCCTTGTTGGTATGGGTGCAGTTGTATCAGGTGCAACACATGCCCCAATAACTGCTATTCTCATAATTTTTGAACTTACCAATGACTACAAGATTATTCTGCCTTTAATGATAAGCTGTATAATAAGTACCATTTTTACCAGCAAACTCCATAAAGAATCGATATATACACTAAAACTTGCTCTTCGCGGCATCAATATTTTTAAAGGCAAAGAAGTCAATGTATTGCGAAAATTAAGCGTAAAAGACGTTATGGAGGATGCTGAAGTTATTCCTGAAGACCTTTCATTCAATGATTTGATTGACAGAATTACTGCTTCCAAAAATACGACTTTCTATGTAGTGGATAAAGGTGGAAGATTTCTTGGCACAATACATCTTAAAGATATATCTGGAATTTTGAAGGATATTGAAACGCTAAAAGATATTCTCATTGCAAAGGACCTTGTCAGCGGAT
Encoded proteins:
- a CDS encoding CBS domain-containing protein is translated as MPESSSQISFRERIVGLWRAVFIQRIERMKMTEHTFTILVSILIGFLAGFGAIGVRFLIKIVEEISFGSGMNILEKAALLPWYEKIIIPMIGGIIVGPLIYYFAKEAKGHGVPEVMEAVVLRDGVIRPRVALIKAIASSISIGTGGSVGREGPVVQIGSSIGSTIGQILMVSGRRLRTFVACGAAAGIAAAFNAPIAGALFSVEIILGDFGLTYFSPIVISSVVATVISRHFMGDFAAFDVPTYRLVDPRELIFYFGLGIFCGFVALVFIKVLYFLESYFENLKLHETIKPAIGGIVIGIMALWIPHIFGVGYESINLALNSNMAWSFLLLLTFAKVLATSITLGSGGSGGIFAPSLFIGAMAGGFFGNIVNILAPNITASPGAYALVGMGAVVSGATHAPITAILIIFELTNDYKIILPLMISCIISTIFTSKLHKESIYTLKLALRGINIFKGKEVNVLRKLSVKDVMEDAEVIPEDLSFNDLIDRITASKNTTFYVVDKGGRFLGTIHLKDISGILKDIETLKDILIAKDLVSGSNLFLYPDDNLDHAMHIFGNSNVEEIPVLDPSGERKLLGKVRENDIVEAYNKEIFKIDTLTELSEGIGNIDKRGIESFTDEFGLAEISAPLTFVGKDLKELSLRQRFGVQVLLVKKQMPESKESRYIDVVPKPDTLIEENDILVLAGPQKSLLQLRNL